DNA from Megachile rotundata isolate GNS110a chromosome 8, iyMegRotu1, whole genome shotgun sequence:
TCAACTTTTTCTTGTCGTAATTTTTCTTCCTTAGCATAACTTTTTTCAATGCTGTAATCGTCACCTCCATTCCTAAGTATTTCAACTCTTAATATACCGTCCCGAGGCCAATCATCTCTTATATGCTCCAAACAATTAGTTGGAGCTCGTGAAAATACTATATGAATATAAGCCAATACAAAAAATGCTGCTATGgcctaaaattataaattacacaatgtatattatataaaactaataaatttcTGATAATTTTGGAATAATAATTACCTTCAACAATGccataaattctaaaaatcttcTGACAGGCCTTGGAAATGTCCTTGCATATATTAATGCAGCCTTAATAAATATCGCATGAAATAATCTATCCCGAACATTAACTAACGGGTTTTGATTATTATTGTTCCTAGCAGTATTCATATTGTTGTTACTTAAAGCTGGACGAGATGAACTATTTGAATTACGATTATGTACAGTTTCACTAGTTTGATTATTGGTAGTTGGTATATTAGCACCATCCACTTGTGGCATTTTAAACActatataatatttgtttttgACAATTGATGAGTTTACTAATAATCTTTACTCATACAATTTCcttgtatgaaattttttaagaagTACTTATACAtgttgtatatgtacatttccATTCCTCAGTAATCATTCAAATATCTGAAACATAAAATGATAATTATATAATACGTGTTAATTAGATATTATTGTACATTCATGTCTACTATATTATAAGATCTTAATATACTTTCACAATTATTATGCGCATGCGAGTCAAAATTCTATGTTCGTTAACAgaatcattttaaataataaagaattatatttattatttactatagTTTACAACTGTTGCATGTTCAATTTATTCACATTAATTTAAATGTGACTAATATGGTTCACAACATAACAGAAGCATTATACACAACCTAACctatttacaaatattcttaCGTGTAAGTAATCATAACTTCGACAGTTGGAAATATATCTAGCTCGTAAAAACGATtataactttatttaaaaaaggaCAATTATTggatacaatttacaaaataaaatctacataataacatactttgTTACGTAATTATGAAATGCAGAAAAGAATAATTACCTACTGCGAAATAAggataaataatattactattattttatattatcttcatatatatatttttcgctATACTGATAATTATTACCCGGACATGACATTTCACAGGTGACACGCGAACcattagtaaatttttaagaaattaaccATATCGTACCTCATTCAAAAgaagaatattatattatactgatATACTTCTGATGTTTTGGTATTTTCTTGGAtgctactatacgtattaataGCCTCATAAAAATGCAAATTCGAAACATTTACGAATTCAATTCTTATCAAATTGTCACTTCATCATCGTATGTTTTGATATTCGACAACTCGCATATGCTAGTCTCTACTGCAATGTAGCCAATATTATAATGTGAATATCTAGGAAATTCATTTATGCGAAAACTTTCTACTTTCTAGTAATAAAGCTAGATCTCCTATTCTAGACTTAGATCAGCCAATAAAACAATCTGCATTGTACAGAtggcattttaaaatttcactaaaaaattgactgtagcaaaatatttaaatttcaacagGTATGTGTTTGAAAGCAGTGCCAAACCAGTATTATAATAGGCAGCAGAAAaagtgtaatatattttatttaaattaaaacacaATAATTGTTTACATATGTGTTTGAATGcatgtataatataaagtattaaaaaaggaattgaaataatattctaTAAAACTGTTATTAATTGCAATGAATTCACCAAGATCACCACAAACTTCTCTGAGTTctgaattaaagaagataataaaTGACAGAAATGTTTTAAGTATGAGAAGTCGTATGCGAGGTATGAAATAAACATAGTTAATACGTATTAATCAATgttgtttacatatttttaatatatgaaacATTATATTTGCAGTTCTCAACAGTTTGAATGAGAGTAATCAAAAACAGTTtgaagaaagagagaagaacTTAAGATCTCAGGCTGTTCAAGAAATTTTAACAACAGAACTTACTTATTTACGTCAGTTGGAGATCTTAATGGAGGTATTTTCTATTTACATCTAATAATACTTGAAATATTACATTGATGatatgaaatatgtatgtttTTCAGTACTTTATACAACCaatgtttgaaaaaaaattattagacCACAGTTTACTTTCAACGCTATCTGAGAATATAAAAACATTGTACAACGTTAGTGGAGAGTTAATAAAGGAACTGAAGGAAGATCCACAGAATATTGCTGGTGCATTTCATAAATTGGCTCCATTTTTTAAACTGTATTCTGTCTATGCTTACGATTACGAACAAATTTTATACTTGCTGCAGGTACTGACTATAATTTATTAGGTATAGGATGGCCATATgtaacaaaatttcttttgcAGATGAAACAAGAAAATGATCTCacacttaaaaattttattaacaggcAAGAAACAAGACCAGAAGTTGGTAGAAAATTACCTTCGTTATTAATTACACCGATACAAAGAATACCTAGATATAAATTACTCTTGCAAGAAGTTTTACAACATACACCTAATAGGCACAAAGAATATAACCTTTTACAAGGTATGAAATCAAATTTAATACCACATcaaatgatttaaaattttatagaacAACATTAATTTAGTCTTTTATTTCTAAAGTTTGTCTAGTTGAAGTTGAGAAAGCTGCAAGGCATATGAACACTTTAATTGAACAGCATGAagaaacacaaaaattattgaaacttcAAAAATGTATTGTAAACCAAATTAACTTGGTTAAACCtggtagaaaattaattaaacaaggACCATTAATGAGAGTTTCAAGACGCGGGAATTCAGCATATCGAAGATATTTTGTTCTCTTCGatgatattttattgtattgtaaGGGTGATCCACAAAACTCACTAACCGTATGTTGTGTTTTACCATTAAATAAATGCAAGATTGAATCTGTTTTGAGTGGAGGATTATTTCGTGTTACTTGTTTAAATGAAACACTTTTACTTTATTCCGAAAAAGAGGATAGTAGTTTATGGATATTGGCAATACAAAGTTCCATAAAAAaggtatttttataaaacaatagTTCTACTGGAATATCCTTCATGCAAAAATTAGTATGTATTGTTTTATTGTTCTAGTACATTGAATGCAGACAGACTTTGAGAAAAGACAGTAGTTCAAGAAAACCATTGAGACACAATAATCTTAATTTATTTCCATCTGACAATATCCCAATAATTTCTGGCAAAAGAAAAAGATTAGACGAAGAAACAGAGGTTTATATCACaaatattattgattattattagattttacattttataatatattgcatGTTCAACAGGTGAATTTGAATGCATCTAAAATTCTGTACTTAAAGAAGGATAATGAAGCAGATGCAGATATACAGTCAGAAAATAGATGTTTGCTGTTATTAAAAagattcaaaaaattgaaaaatgacaaTAGTTTCAAGCAGAACAGTTATTGCTTTCAAAACATCAATTGTGTAAGTTGAGTATTAATTTATATGAGTAAAAAAGatgaatattatatttactTACAAATTCTTTACAGAATATTGCGGATAAAGAAAATGTGCCTTACGTACAGGAAAACTATAATACGTCATATATACCTCACATTCCTTCTTTTACTAAACAAGATACTAATCAAGAATCTTCAACAACATTAAAATCTATTAGCAATTTCTTCTCCTATATTGGATCATCagtaattgaattttttaagtttagatGATACAATTTACTATGtgtgtatattattaaaaatctttaatccATAGATCCGTAGTTTTACTTCTGGTTTTATTGTGAGGAAGCTGTAGTACAAGCCGTTTTCAACTCTAGTGGGTCAAGATCTACTTTTGGAAACGGTAATTTTTCATGACCCACTTACATTACAGCATCAGATGATCTTGGTGAAAAAATCATCTAGTCCATGTAAGGTAAAAATTTACTATGTAAATATTTGGATACCTACTTTTATGATGGAACACTTATAATTTTCACAGAAAAAGGTTCTGTTAAATAggttaatacaaattttgtcaAGAAGCATTGCATTTAGTTTGAAGAAACTTTATTGTACAAATTGTAAAGATCAGACAAGCTTATTATCATTGAATACATAATCAATAAACTCCTATTAAATGCTAGTGaacatgtattattttataaacaatggCAGTTTTATGAGAAAcatgtttcttttgtctctTGACAAAGTATTATACTCATTATATCATTTTGTGTCTGTCACAGTTCAGAGTGTCAAAATTATTtggctttattttatttttcttatagaCTACCACATAGTCTTGGCATCTTATAACTAACATTATAATTTAAAGCATTATAAACCTATAAtgcaaaacaatttttctttgatAATGTATTCTGTACCACATATTATATTACACTGCAAATATTGCATATATTTACAAGTACATTTTGTAgaactaaaaaatattttcggaaTACATTGTTTCAGTCACATAATTTTATTGATTCATATTGATTTTATACGCAAACTCTTTTGCGTAAACATGATCACTATTGTCAAATTCGATAACAATATTGAACACTAGAGTAAAAACACATTGgtatattttattcttcattaaaaaattagcaACAATTTTTGGTAATACTGTCTCTAATCAGACTTGTAATTGATTTCATTGTTTACTTCAGTAATTAATCAATGGAATATCTTTTCAGTCTGCATATAAATTTTGGTGGAAAATTGACTAGTGTATAAAAAGCTTATTAAGTGCTTATTTAAAGTATCATTAAAAATCTTCAGACTATATTATTGATATAATAATGTTACACGTTCTGTACAACGAATAAGATAAAATTCCTTTTAAACGCGAACActttcgtaatattatcaacgaATCAATGAGTTTCTGTTTCGAAActtgacaattcctatattcttgttctaaagaaaatgcaatttttccTCTTCCTTGGCATTGCAGtcttttcaagaaactttataagTTTTCTTTTAGTCTTAATGTCTTTTATAATAATCTCTTTGTAACTTAATGTTACTTCATAACAAGTACAGTCAAGAAGAAAACAAATTAAAGTTACCAttgattttatgtaatatttttaacatacttTTGTGTAAAAAAATTCAGGTGTTtcaatcacatatcacataacggacataatatttatgtaactaTCAATCGATTGACATTCTCTTAACTTTGGCAGATATAGATCGCAGTCTTTTAAACAAATATCTCTCCGCAAGCAAACAGGAACAAATTAATCCTAAGACCTATAAGATCTTCAATAATTCGGAAAGGAATATTTCCTTTAATTATTTTCCTATACAATGCGCTTGACTCACACAAACATATAAATCCAACGATCAATCGTTGTCACATTTGTGTCTCTCGTTCATTTTGCCACGACCAAAAGGACGGTtcgttttaaataaatacactCTACTTTAATGAATCTGGCAGTTGATCAAATGCCTTTCAAGGAAGTGGCAAAACTTTCCCAGAACGTTCGAATTAAATCAGTCACAATTTACCTTTGAAAATTCTCACCATTgtataaaaggaaaagaaaagaagaaaacaatTCACTATAAAAGTTGGACATGTTAATTACGGAGCACTTTATCGTCCCGTTTCTTCGTTCACTTATTTCCATGCGACGAACAAATTACCTCGCCGAGATAGTTTCTGGCCACGAACTTTCAAGTTCTTTGATCGATATCCGTTCGATCGTTCGTTTGTTTGCTGCGCCGATTGTGAACGATGAAAAACATCCGGAGTAGCAAGGTGCCGTTAAAAAAACGACTGGATTCAATCGCCGACTGTGTCGTGCTCTTCTTCGGTTTCCGTTTCCTCTCCATCCGCATCGCTTTCGACGCTCTGTACCAGCCTTGCGTATCTTcaaaaaattgccaaattacatcgttttcaataaattctaaggttagttttattttttggaaatttggactatTTATACTATTTACGGTATTTCATTTCATAagatattttatagaattttaaggTTGCGGAGGTATGTATGAAGTCccaaagtttggaaaatttggagccTACGTTCATCGCCACTAGGCGACGCATAAGACCGACTTGACTTTCTCGCAAGTGCTCAAGGAGCCCTTCGATTCATATATATAGATCCTGTCCACCTCTTGAAtctaaggcaagggcctgctagGATGCGTTATTGAGGAGTCCACTAGCAGGTCTGGGACCAAAATGGATGGATTTGGTGCTTGGTTGCAACTCCTCTCTCCCACTTCTTTCACTCTTTCCCCTAGTCTTCTTCCCACTAGCTTATCCAAAATCGCCCAAATGCATATTATTTACAtagttaaaatatgtatttattactcCAATATTACCCCCAGGGGGTGTGCAAATTCCTAAGATTGCAATATACCCAAAAAAGGGGGGgggtccaaatctcaaaattgcaatatatgaaaGGGTCAAAATCTCTCAAAACTTGCAATATATACCAggagtccaaatcccaaaattgcaatataaccaAAAAAAAGGgtgttccaaatccccaaaattgcaatatagcAAAAGAGGATGGGTTCCAAGTCCGAAAATTGCCAATATATCAAAGGAtccgcaaatcccaaaatttgccaATATAccaagggggggggggggggtcttaatccctaaattgcaatatatggagggtcgaaatctcaaaattgcaatataCCAAGGGgtccaaatcttgaaaattgcaatttatcaaagaggtcccaaatccccaagatttgcaatatatgaaatggtcgaaatctcaaaattgcaatatatcaaagggttccaaatcccaaagttgcaATATACCAAAGTacttaaatcctaaaatctcaataTACCAAAGTGGGCCCAATCCCAAAATGTCCTAATCCAAAAGTACTCAAAATGGGTTTCCCTTATACCAACttcccaaaagtcaaaaaaataagaaaaaactctAAATATCATACCTGACGGTATATCAGACGGGAGTCGTTTTCCTCAACGTATCGAAACTCCATTCGCTGCCCCTGATCGGGGGTGGCGGCGGCAGAGAGTCATCCAGGTCAAAGGTGACGAATTCGTGTCGAATACTCGGACTGTactcttcctcctcttcttgaAGAACATCAGCTGTTGTGCTAATCTGAATTTAGTCGAATTATTATCTTCCCATGATACAACTATAAAATACTGTCGATAAAAGATCTAATACTGAATTTTGTTCAGGTATTAATACGGAAATGCTTACCGTCTGAGTGGTGAGATCTCTAGGAAATTGTCTGGAATAATCGTGGTAGTCCAGATTCGGGGGAGGTGGTAGAAATTCGTCGAAATCGACGTGATCCACGGAATCTCTGCTGAAAAAGTATCTCTTCTGATGCCTTTCGCAGAGGAAACCACTGTGACCTATTGTCGCGTGATTTGCATGATGCATGTGATGATTGTCTAAGTGATACACACCCTGAAAAGAGATGGTATGAAAAAAGAACGAGTGGTCTTTTGTACGAAATGAAACGTGCGCAATATTCAGGAACATAAATGGAATATTTTCGTTTCTCATATGTTTCAAATAACGGGAATCTCGATAAATTCTCTCCTGCAATTTTGctaaattttttagaattttcattaaaaaagaaacaaaaaataatagactacattaataaatgtttaaaagttAAATATAAGAAATGTTGTGTTACTATTTgaattgattttgaaatatagatGAAAGTGTAGTAATGAATAAATGTGAAATAAGAGACAGTCGATTTTATGGCACAACCGCTATTAATTTTAAGGGATATTTTTTACGCCCCACGATGGTTTTGCATTTAAAATTGCGCTCAATACTAAAGGCGTTAAAGGTGCATTGTTTCCGAGAGGAAATAGGTCGAATGCATAAAAGATACATTAAACCCTAATCTGCATAATTATCGCGCGCATGTTACAGAACAAAAATTCCGGTCTtcgttttattaacatttttatcgtTTCTTATTTAgaatatatggaaatttaactgcaattcatataaaattaacgatggtacttttttaaataaactttttcCGCTTGATGTCTTCTTTTTGCTTCAAATAATATAACCtctttatattgtatttaaataatataaccaACTCTTTGCATACCAAATTTTAACTGTGGCTTGAGagtgaattttttgtttaaattattttacagtaataattatatatttataataattaacttAATAGTTGAAAGCTTACTGTCTTGCttcatacagaaatttgaagtaATTTCTTTCTAAATTTTAGTGTAAACTTAGTATAATGAATTAGTATAATGATGTGATATGAATAAAGAAATAGAAAATAGTagtatttgataatataaaaattaacatcaCAAGAATTCACTAAatgcattaaatttaattatgaatttatctTCTGGCATTAAGATATGTTACAGCAAAAATATCTTGAAGAgtaattattgaaaaaaatgaataaaaaaattagaaacaaaGAATGTCTTTTTAAAAgtctttaaaataattattcctcGAGCACAGATTCTCGCGAATAAAAGAACGGAACAACAGACATTGAATACCATTGTAGAATGCTTTTCAGTGTAGCACGATTAAATCGTAGGTAGGCTATTAACTGACTTGAAGCAAATTTAGCGACTTAGTCTAACTGAATTGCGATCCTGCAGCTAGGGGTAAATTACATTTAAGTGGTAAACAGACACCGAATGAAAACGAAACGGAACGCGAAGCAGTAGCTCTCGGTTCTCGAGTGTTTGAGATCTTATTTACGGAAAGCTATCCTCCCCCGAAACGAATCATGCTTTCAACTTTTTGTGTTGGGAACTCCTATTAAATCATGCAAAATGTTATTCGTTTGCTTTGTTACATCTAATATATTGGTCAAGTTTATATTAGAtggaagatttttaattttacaaaactgGTTGggtaaaagtttgtaaatatttcaaagtgAATAGCAATATTTAGTTAGgcaagtttaggttaggttatattaatcTACGTCAaatacaagtttcttattttttgaCACACTGATGAGTATTACAGAagtaaatatcaatatttaGTTAGgcaagtttaggttaggttatattaatcTACGTCAAATAcaagtttattattttctgtCACTCCAATGAAGAAgttcaggttaggttatattaatcTACGTCAAATGCAAGTTTGTTACTTTTTGTCATCGTGATGAAGAAGTTTAGGTTACGTTATATTAATCTACGTCAAATACAAGTTTAGtgctattataattatttcaacTTTAGAAGCCAGTTTAGGACCCATATAAAGTAATCTTAGGAAACTATATCTAATACCAGCAAATATTGCAACATAATCGTCAAAGGAACGGGTGTGCAAGAAACGTGAACTACGAAGTAAACACAGCAAGAAATGGCAAAACACGGTAAACAAGAAGTAGGTAAACGAAAGAGCAATTCACACTCTACAATGATCTACAGAGTCTTTGTTTGTTCGTTCTTGCCTGATTTATCCCTGTCAGTGATAGAAGAGTACCGTTCTCTGGGCAATAAGGTACTGCGAGTAGAATAGGTCAACCATACACGGACCATTGATTTACGTAGGCGATGTACCATAACGTTTTCttatttctttctttacttGAATTAATGGGAGcttcaaacaatttttacttGCATTATTTGTCATGGTGCAGAACTACAaagataattgaaataaacaaagATGGTtgaaatacagggtgtctcacagttagtgtaggtccttgaaatggtagctgacgtgaatCTGAAGGagacacttgatacctgaaacctgatacttggaactaaaaacttgatatttaaaacctgaaacttgatacctgaaacctgatacttggaactagaaacttgatatgtgaaacctgacacttgatacctgaaacctgatacttggatctcgaaacctgatatctgaaacatgatacatgatacctgaaacctgatacttgtaacttgatacgtacttttaccgaccagacttgtaactcgatacttgaaacttgatatttgaaacctgatacttgatacctgaaacctgatacttggaacttgatacgtacttttattttgctgcgtacttgatgactcgagagtgactcttcgaagaatttttacgtttcacaaaagctcggagtgggccaacaatttttgtgacattgccgagggaaaacagtttctgattttctatcggtttagctaaaattcggctGGAGATGTAAATACGagtgaataattcaaaaacgaagcttcagaccccatttttgcaaagggaaatcttattcggaatcgcgtcagctaccatttcagggacctacactaattgtgagacaccctgttaatattcaataaacttcaaaataatatttaataaattttaatactccTACTTAATCAACCTTAATATCGTTATTTCACATTAAATTCGCAAAGTTAAATGCAGAGGAAGGTTTACGATTAAGCAAGCAATTCAACTTGGACAGAATATTCCACGGATTAAATTTCTATTCGCACAGATTTTTTACAGCGTGCATcataatttgtgaaatatattcGTCACAATTAGTTCGCTTGTGCAAGTACGTACCACGGTAGCGTAATTACCTCAGATATCGCAATTACGCGGAACTGATACACGTGTCACAGAGAAGCTTTTCACTGATATTTATCTTCGCTGAAAATAAACTTTACTACGTTGGAATTCGTGCAAGGTCGAGTGAAGCCACGTTGATATTTAACTAAGCTGGAAGTCCATTTGCGTAAAGGTCTTACTTCGTCCGTTAAAACCACGAGATTCTGACTGAATCTTTCAACTTATCTGCTTTAAAATCCTCGAAAAATCTCCGGCAGGCACGTACGCTCGCTGAAAGCGGCATTAATTTTACATGTCGAATTTTATATCGCTCTGAGGGTCACTGGAGATCGATTATACGAGTTTAACCGGTCAAATGGTCTTCAATtcgtacatttataaattcctatccaaattttattttagagattCATTTTAGAGTTTCATTTTAGAGATTCTGCatttcacatttataaattttgggattatagaatttttcgaatgaaaattctgcaatttctcGAATCCTtagatcttcaaatctttaCTACCCTaactccctagatctccaaattgcaactttctcaaatccctagatccccaaattgcaacatttccaatatccctagattccaatatccttagatcccaaatatccctcgattctaaatttccctagatccaaatattgctagattccaaatatccctagatcctaatatTCTTcggtccaaatatccctagatcccaaattttcctagaccccaaatttgtctagatctcaaatttcccaagatcccaaatttctctaaatccccaatttccctaaatcccaaatttccctagatctaaatattgctagattccaaatatccctagatcccaatattcttcggtccaaatatccctagatcccaaattttcctagaccccaaatttgtctagatctcaaatttcccaagatcccaaatttctctaaatccccaatttcgctaaatcccaaatttccctagatctcaatatccctaggtGCCAatatctcaatatccctagattctcaaattcttaaaccctaaaattctcaacctcccaagttctaaaatccccaaattcctaaatcctgaaattttcaaatcccaaaatgcaCAAATTCGTGAATTCATAATTTCCGAAAACTCTCCACCGTAAAATTATCGGAACGTTACTCAAAGCGAATAACTTTGAATTCGATTTGCATACGCGTCCGCCCGAAGGAAAATTATTCGATCGGCTTGATACTCTGCCAAAAAACAAAGAGATTCCGAGGCATATAATGAAAACTTAGAGGCGGATGTTAATTCTGTCCAAGTTTCTTTTCGACGAGATAAAACGAGAAGCGATCTAACGAAAATGGTAAGAAAAGAAGCTAATACTACCAACCCCGTAATTTTTTCGCCTGGGATCCCTCCGTACCAGTGCTTTTTGATGCCAAGAGATGTACAAGAAAATGGCGTAAGTGCCAGCGACCTCGGTCGTGATGAAGCCACTCACGTACAGCAGAAATGAGAATCCGTACCTGTAGGTGAAGGGCGGTCCCTGAAATCGCAAGATTGCGACGATGGTGTTCATTCGTATGAGTACGATACGGATAAGAAGCAATCTAAGCTGTCagagaaaatataaaatcgaGAATTTCATATCTTACTTTCCTTGCTTCGTGTATTACATGCACGTTGGATCTCACAACGTAATTGATCTGAGAATTTATTTACCGTGATTGGTGGTCACAAATTatagttttgttatttcttttgcaattttagtatttttttttatagtttGATACTTCTGTAAGCTGATAGTTGGATACTTTgttagtttggtaatttgatagtttggtaatttgatagtctggtaatttgatagtttggtaatttgataacttggtaatttgatagcctggtaatttgatagtttggtaatttgatagatggtaatttgatagtctggtaatttgatagtttggtaatttgataggttggtaatttgatagatggtaatttgatagtttggtaatttgatagatggtaatttgatagtctggtaatttgatagtttggtaatttgatagcctggtaatttgatagtctggtaatttgatagtttggtaatttgataggttggtaatttgatagatggtaatttgatagtttggtaatttgatagtctggtaat
Protein-coding regions in this window:
- the LOC100878599 gene encoding rac guanine nucleotide exchange factor JJ isoform X1, which gives rise to MNSPRSPQTSLSSELKKIINDRNVLSMRSRMRVLNSLNESNQKQFEEREKNLRSQAVQEILTTELTYLRQLEILMEYFIQPMFEKKLLDHSLLSTLSENIKTLYNVSGELIKELKEDPQNIAGAFHKLAPFFKLYSVYAYDYEQILYLLQMKQENDLTLKNFINRQETRPEVGRKLPSLLITPIQRIPRYKLLLQEVLQHTPNRHKEYNLLQVCLVEVEKAARHMNTLIEQHEETQKLLKLQKCIVNQINLVKPGRKLIKQGPLMRVSRRGNSAYRRYFVLFDDILLYCKGDPQNSLTVCCVLPLNKCKIESVLSGGLFRVTCLNETLLLYSEKEDSSLWILAIQSSIKKYIECRQTLRKDSSSRKPLRHNNLNLFPSDNIPIISGKRKRLDEETEVNLNASKILYLKKDNEADADIQSENRCLLLLKRFKKLKNDNSFKQNSYCFQNINCNIADKENVPYVQENYNTSYIPHIPSFTKQDTNQESSTTLKSISNFFSYIGSSIRSFTSGFIVRKL
- the LOC100878599 gene encoding rac guanine nucleotide exchange factor JJ isoform X3, which encodes MNSPRSPQTSLSSELKKIINDRNVLSMRSRMRVLNSLNESNQKQFEEREKNLRSQAVQEILTTELTYLRQLEILMEYFIQPMFEKKLLDHSLLSTLSENIKTLYNVSGELIKELKEDPQNIAGAFHKLAPFFKLYSVYAYDYEQILYLLQMKQENDLTLKNFINRQETRPEVGRKLPSLLITPIQRIPRYKLLLQEVLQHTPNRHKEYNLLQVCLVEVEKAARHMNTLIEQHEETQKLLKLQKCIVNQINLVKPGRKLIKQGPLMRVSRRGNSAYRRYFVLFDDILLYCKGDPQNSLTVCCVLPLNKCKIESVLSGGLFRVTCLNETLLLYSEKEDSSLWILAIQSSIKKYIECRQTLRKDSSSRKPLRHNNLNLFPSDNIPIISGKRKRLDEETEVNLNASKILYLKKDNEADADIQSENRCLLLLKRFKKLKNDNSFKQNSYCFQNINCNIADKENVPYVQENYNTSYIPHIPSFTKQDTNQESSTTLKSISNFFSYIGSSVIEFFKFR
- the LOC100878599 gene encoding rac guanine nucleotide exchange factor JJ isoform X2, whose amino-acid sequence is MRSRMRVLNSLNESNQKQFEEREKNLRSQAVQEILTTELTYLRQLEILMEYFIQPMFEKKLLDHSLLSTLSENIKTLYNVSGELIKELKEDPQNIAGAFHKLAPFFKLYSVYAYDYEQILYLLQMKQENDLTLKNFINRQETRPEVGRKLPSLLITPIQRIPRYKLLLQEVLQHTPNRHKEYNLLQVCLVEVEKAARHMNTLIEQHEETQKLLKLQKCIVNQINLVKPGRKLIKQGPLMRVSRRGNSAYRRYFVLFDDILLYCKGDPQNSLTVCCVLPLNKCKIESVLSGGLFRVTCLNETLLLYSEKEDSSLWILAIQSSIKKYIECRQTLRKDSSSRKPLRHNNLNLFPSDNIPIISGKRKRLDEETEVNLNASKILYLKKDNEADADIQSENRCLLLLKRFKKLKNDNSFKQNSYCFQNINCNIADKENVPYVQENYNTSYIPHIPSFTKQDTNQESSTTLKSISNFFSYIGSSIRSFTSGFIVRKL